The Salinibacterium sp. M195 genome includes a window with the following:
- the proB gene encoding glutamate 5-kinase: protein MTSKPVVRADIPRARRIVVKVGSSSVSGVNVGQIGALVDALSAAHATGSEVILVSSGAIATGIPFLKLDGRPTDLATQQAAAAVGQNVLIYRYQESFDRYGVVAAQILLTAGDMDNPTHHSNAQRAMERLLGLKILPIVNENDTVATHEIRFGDNDRLAALVSVLVRADVLILLSDIDALYTKPPSDPGAERIDIVAFDNDLGHVTFGDIGAAGVGTGGAGTKVAAAKHAAAAGIPVLLAETSNVAEALAGASIGTWFEADTVATE from the coding sequence GTGACTAGCAAGCCCGTCGTGCGCGCCGATATTCCTCGTGCGCGTCGCATCGTTGTCAAAGTTGGATCGTCATCGGTCAGCGGCGTCAACGTGGGGCAAATCGGCGCTCTCGTCGATGCGCTATCTGCTGCTCACGCGACAGGGTCAGAAGTCATCTTGGTTTCGTCTGGCGCTATCGCGACCGGCATCCCTTTTCTCAAGCTGGATGGTCGTCCTACCGACCTGGCAACTCAGCAAGCAGCAGCTGCTGTGGGGCAAAACGTACTGATCTATCGCTATCAAGAGAGCTTCGATCGATACGGGGTGGTCGCGGCTCAAATCCTGCTGACCGCAGGCGACATGGATAACCCCACGCACCACAGCAACGCTCAGCGGGCCATGGAGCGGTTGTTGGGTTTGAAGATTTTGCCGATTGTGAATGAAAACGACACGGTCGCGACCCACGAGATTCGTTTCGGGGACAATGACCGTCTCGCCGCTCTTGTCTCGGTATTGGTGCGAGCTGACGTTCTCATCCTTCTCTCGGATATTGATGCCCTGTACACGAAACCGCCCTCGGATCCCGGTGCTGAGCGAATCGATATCGTGGCGTTCGACAATGACCTCGGCCACGTCACGTTCGGCGATATCGGTGCTGCCGGAGTTGGCACCGGTGGGGCTGGAACCAAGGTCGCCGCCGCCAAGCATGCGGCTGCTGCGGGCATTCCCGTGCTCTTGGCTGAAACCAGCAATGTCGCGGAGGCCCTCGCCGGCGCCTCAATCGGTACCTGGTTTGAAGCAGATACCGTCGCAACTGAGTGA
- the obgE gene encoding GTPase ObgE: MASFVDQVTLHLVAGHGGNGCVSVKREKFKPLAGPDGGNGGNGGDIVLFSDPQVTTLLNYHRSPHRKSQHGQPGQGDHKAGTAGAEMVLSVPVGTLVRDHTGEVLIDMDAPGMRLIVGPGGQGGLGNAALSSTKRKAPGFALLGTPGFEGDVFLELKTVADVALVGYPSAGKSSLIAAMSAAKPKIADYPFTTLHPNLGVVESGDVRYTIADVPGLIEGASEGKGLGLEFLRHVERCTALLHVLDCATLEPGRDPISDLDVILGELAAYPVPEGQKPLLEREQLIALNKVDVSDGSDLAALVKTELEARGYRVFEVSAVSHAGLRELSFALAAIVVADRELRNSEPVKERIILRPRAVNAKDFAVKVEGGTYGNMYRVVGDKPERWVAQTDFANEEAVGYLADRLARLGVEDDLFKAGAVPGSTVVIGVGGGVVFDWEPTLSSAAELVAAPRGTDPRLDDNERATNRSRRKNYLERMDAKAAARAELQSEREAGVWVDDDGFAIEKDDESENRD, from the coding sequence ATGGCATCGTTCGTCGACCAGGTGACTCTTCATCTCGTAGCAGGACACGGCGGAAACGGCTGCGTTTCAGTCAAGCGCGAAAAGTTCAAGCCTCTTGCCGGCCCCGATGGCGGTAATGGCGGCAACGGTGGCGACATCGTTCTTTTCAGTGACCCACAGGTCACTACGCTTCTGAACTACCACCGTTCGCCGCACCGCAAGTCACAGCACGGTCAGCCCGGTCAGGGCGACCACAAGGCTGGAACAGCAGGCGCCGAAATGGTGCTGTCAGTTCCCGTTGGCACTCTTGTTCGGGATCACACCGGTGAAGTTCTCATCGACATGGATGCTCCGGGCATGCGTTTGATCGTCGGCCCTGGTGGCCAGGGCGGCCTCGGTAACGCGGCTCTGTCATCCACAAAGCGCAAGGCTCCTGGTTTTGCTTTACTCGGAACGCCTGGCTTTGAAGGCGATGTCTTCCTTGAGCTCAAGACTGTGGCTGATGTGGCGCTGGTCGGTTACCCGTCTGCCGGAAAGTCGAGCTTGATCGCAGCGATGAGCGCGGCGAAGCCCAAAATTGCTGACTACCCCTTCACAACTTTGCACCCGAACTTGGGCGTCGTTGAATCCGGCGACGTTCGGTACACGATCGCCGATGTTCCGGGACTAATCGAGGGCGCGAGCGAGGGCAAAGGCCTCGGGCTTGAGTTCTTGCGTCACGTCGAACGGTGCACCGCTCTGCTGCACGTTCTCGACTGTGCAACTTTGGAGCCCGGTCGCGATCCGATCAGCGATCTTGACGTCATTCTCGGGGAGCTAGCGGCCTATCCAGTTCCGGAAGGTCAAAAGCCGCTCCTTGAACGTGAGCAGCTCATCGCGCTCAACAAGGTCGATGTCAGCGACGGTAGTGATTTGGCTGCTCTTGTGAAGACGGAACTTGAGGCTCGCGGTTACCGAGTATTCGAAGTGTCCGCTGTTTCGCATGCCGGCCTTCGCGAACTTTCATTCGCGCTTGCCGCGATCGTGGTTGCCGACCGCGAGCTGCGCAACTCCGAGCCGGTCAAGGAACGCATTATTCTTCGCCCGCGCGCCGTCAACGCCAAGGACTTTGCTGTCAAGGTCGAGGGTGGCACCTACGGCAACATGTATCGCGTTGTTGGAGACAAGCCCGAGCGCTGGGTCGCACAAACTGACTTCGCGAACGAAGAAGCTGTCGGCTACTTGGCGGACCGTTTGGCGCGACTCGGAGTTGAAGATGATCTGTTCAAGGCTGGTGCCGTTCCTGGCTCCACGGTAGTTATCGGTGTCGGCGGAGGTGTCGTCTTCGACTGGGAGCCCACACTGTCTTCTGCTGCCGAACTGGTTGCGGCGCCGCGAGGTACGGATCCACGTCTTGATGACAACGAGCGTGCGACCAACCGCAGCCGTCGTAAGAACTATCTCGAGCGCATGGATGCCAAGGCTGCTGCGCGAGCAGAACTTCAGTCTGAGCGAGAAGCTGGCGTCTGGGTCGACGATGATGGTTTCGCTATCGAGAAAGACGATGAGTCGGAGAATCGTGACTAG
- a CDS encoding MetQ/NlpA family ABC transporter substrate-binding protein: MSRSKFFSLSTVAAAGVLALTLAGCSAPAEEAAPTDGTLGSLTVGATATPAGEIVQFVVDSGQAEAAGLELDIVEFTDYTTPNPALSEGSLDVNLFQHEPFLDLYNDNTDDNLFVVGQVYLPPLALYSKTVDELADLKDGANIALPNDASNEGRALLLLADAGLIETTDAPSTVSDITDNPNDYNFIEIDAASLPSALDDQDAAIVNFNYAGAAGLSGDLQLVTEGTSSVYYNTLVTRDELKSDPRVVKFYELLTSDETKAYINEFYNGLVIPVS, from the coding sequence ATGTCACGCTCCAAATTCTTCTCACTCTCTACCGTTGCCGCCGCTGGCGTGCTCGCTCTTACTCTGGCTGGATGCTCGGCTCCCGCTGAAGAAGCAGCCCCGACTGACGGCACGCTCGGTTCGCTAACCGTCGGCGCCACCGCAACACCGGCTGGCGAGATCGTCCAGTTCGTCGTCGACAGCGGACAGGCTGAGGCTGCTGGCCTCGAACTCGACATCGTTGAGTTCACCGACTACACGACGCCTAACCCCGCACTGAGCGAGGGCAGCCTCGACGTCAACCTGTTCCAGCACGAGCCGTTCCTCGACCTGTACAACGACAACACGGATGACAACCTCTTCGTTGTCGGCCAGGTTTACCTTCCGCCGCTGGCGCTCTACTCGAAGACGGTTGACGAGCTTGCTGACCTCAAGGATGGCGCGAACATCGCGCTGCCCAACGATGCGAGCAACGAAGGCCGTGCCCTTCTGCTACTTGCAGATGCCGGCCTCATCGAAACCACGGACGCCCCGTCGACCGTTTCGGACATCACCGACAACCCCAACGACTACAACTTCATTGAGATCGACGCAGCGAGCCTGCCTTCGGCTCTCGATGACCAGGACGCGGCGATCGTGAACTTCAACTACGCCGGTGCTGCTGGGCTCTCCGGTGACCTGCAGCTCGTCACCGAGGGCACTTCGAGCGTGTACTACAACACGCTCGTCACGCGCGATGAACTCAAGAGCGACCCCCGGGTGGTCAAGTTCTACGAACTATTGACCTCTGACGAGACCAAGGCGTACATCAACGAGTTCTACAACGGACTCGTTATCCCCGTTTCCTAG
- a CDS encoding TIGR03943 family protein: MWPSLQRWWGVILILIAVCATIWLAATQQLVLYIHPRYVVFTVVMAAIALVLGVLSLAARPVNTDEPAPRRGWSRVVGGLALLLSGAVAISLVIVPPATLSSATASQRDIVGSTVGSDSQNVDEVANADDELIASFTVVDWSSLLRQTSDPSFYANKTADVVGFITASDDDPANIFYLSRFTVTCCAVDAQPTGVAVYAPQWANDFEVDEWIEITGTFEINPSSRSDLPLVLVPETMTAVERPSEPYLY, encoded by the coding sequence ATGTGGCCTAGTCTTCAACGCTGGTGGGGCGTCATCCTCATCCTGATAGCGGTCTGCGCCACTATCTGGCTTGCGGCGACCCAACAACTCGTTCTCTACATCCACCCTCGTTACGTCGTCTTTACCGTCGTGATGGCCGCGATCGCGCTCGTGCTTGGCGTGCTCAGTCTCGCCGCCCGCCCCGTGAATACGGACGAGCCAGCACCTCGACGCGGTTGGTCTCGTGTTGTCGGGGGATTAGCACTGCTCCTTTCCGGTGCGGTCGCTATCTCGCTGGTCATCGTGCCGCCGGCGACTCTGTCGAGCGCTACGGCTAGCCAGCGTGACATCGTGGGCTCAACGGTGGGCAGCGACAGCCAAAACGTGGATGAGGTGGCAAACGCAGATGACGAGCTGATTGCGAGTTTCACTGTCGTCGATTGGTCTTCGCTGCTGCGTCAGACCAGTGACCCGAGTTTCTATGCGAATAAGACAGCGGATGTCGTTGGCTTCATCACTGCCAGCGATGATGATCCAGCCAACATCTTTTATCTGTCGCGCTTCACGGTCACGTGCTGTGCTGTCGATGCGCAGCCCACGGGCGTTGCCGTGTATGCGCCGCAGTGGGCAAACGACTTCGAGGTTGATGAATGGATCGAAATTACCGGTACTTTTGAGATCAATCCGAGTTCGCGCAGCGATCTGCCACTCGTGCTTGTTCCGGAGACTATGACTGCAGTGGAGCGGCCGAGTGAGCCATATCTCTATTAG
- a CDS encoding DUF4031 domain-containing protein: protein MTVLIDQAIWPAHDTVWAHIVSDTSLEELHEFAQTAGIPLRGFDLDHYDVPARMWEQLVALGAEPVGVREFVRRLEASGLRIAQRDRPTA from the coding sequence ATGACTGTGTTGATCGATCAAGCGATTTGGCCCGCCCACGACACCGTCTGGGCCCACATCGTGAGTGACACATCACTCGAAGAATTACACGAGTTTGCGCAGACTGCTGGCATCCCGCTGCGCGGCTTCGACCTCGACCATTACGACGTACCCGCCCGCATGTGGGAACAACTAGTCGCTCTCGGAGCAGAGCCAGTCGGAGTGCGCGAGTTTGTGCGTCGGCTCGAAGCTAGTGGGCTTCGCATCGCCCAGCGCGACCGCCCAACCGCGTGA
- a CDS encoding ACT domain-containing protein, translating into MTAISDLDVLVASMEPQLNDGVFVFATVGSLAEVDLTSIMALVQEPEGISVVMTEADALRQGIAHEFRSSWITLTVTSALEAVGLTAAFARALGDVQISCNVIAGHHHDHIFVPTESTDAALAALRGLQRAAG; encoded by the coding sequence ATGACAGCGATTTCTGATCTTGACGTGCTGGTGGCTTCGATGGAACCACAGCTCAACGATGGCGTCTTTGTGTTCGCGACGGTTGGCTCGCTCGCGGAGGTTGATCTCACGTCGATTATGGCGCTCGTGCAGGAGCCTGAGGGGATCTCCGTTGTGATGACGGAGGCGGATGCTCTGCGACAGGGCATCGCGCATGAGTTCCGTTCCTCGTGGATCACCCTCACGGTGACGTCTGCTCTCGAAGCTGTAGGGCTGACGGCCGCCTTCGCGCGAGCGCTTGGGGACGTTCAGATCAGCTGCAACGTCATCGCTGGTCATCACCATGACCACATTTTCGTGCCGACAGAATCGACGGATGCCGCTCTCGCGGCGCTACGCGGACTGCAACGCGCCGCGGGCTAG
- the rsfS gene encoding ribosome silencing factor — MTASPRSIELLSIVAHAADAKQATDMVALDVTGPTPYTDIFFLATGRNERNVQSIASEIEEKMIAAGSKPMRREGRAEGRWILLDFGHVVAHIFHEEDRLYYSLERLWSDCPVLPIEITANAAPEADAV; from the coding sequence GTGACTGCTTCTCCTCGTTCTATCGAGCTACTCTCAATCGTCGCGCACGCTGCCGATGCCAAGCAGGCGACGGATATGGTCGCACTCGATGTCACCGGTCCTACGCCTTACACCGACATCTTCTTCCTTGCGACTGGTCGCAACGAGCGCAACGTGCAGTCGATCGCGTCCGAAATCGAAGAAAAGATGATCGCGGCAGGCTCCAAGCCGATGCGCCGTGAAGGGCGTGCGGAGGGTCGCTGGATTCTCCTCGACTTCGGCCACGTCGTCGCGCACATCTTCCACGAAGAAGATCGCCTTTACTACTCCCTCGAGCGCTTGTGGAGTGATTGCCCCGTTCTGCCGATCGAGATCACGGCGAACGCCGCGCCAGAAGCAGACGCTGTTTAG
- a CDS encoding methionine ABC transporter ATP-binding protein encodes MITLSSVTKTFGDDANQVRALDDVSLSVASGEIFGVIGQSGAGKSTLIRAVNLLERPDSGTVTVADRELTALNDRELLHARREIGMVFQQFNLLDSRTVRGNVELALEVVGVSRRERTSRTNEILELVGLEQKAQQYPAQLSGGQKQRVGIARALASRPRVLLSDEATSALDPETTESILQLLRRLNKELGLTILLITHEMDVVKSICDSAALMSGGRILEHGRLVDLLVQPGSQLARGLFPLGELPEGNSTVIDVTFVGLSSERPVVAQLARAHQLDVGLLGAAIETIGGAQSGRTRLELPGSIQAHTAAIADLRAQGLVVEIVRSGR; translated from the coding sequence ATGATTACGCTATCTTCCGTCACCAAGACTTTCGGTGACGACGCCAACCAGGTTCGCGCCCTCGACGACGTGAGTCTCTCCGTCGCCAGCGGCGAGATCTTCGGTGTCATTGGGCAGAGCGGCGCGGGCAAAAGCACGCTCATCCGCGCTGTCAACCTTCTCGAGCGGCCCGATTCTGGCACCGTCACCGTCGCTGACCGCGAATTGACGGCGTTGAACGACCGCGAGCTCCTTCACGCACGCCGTGAGATCGGCATGGTCTTTCAGCAGTTCAATTTGCTCGACAGCCGTACCGTGCGGGGCAACGTTGAGCTTGCGCTCGAAGTGGTTGGGGTCAGCCGCCGTGAGCGCACCAGCCGCACGAACGAGATTCTTGAACTGGTCGGCCTCGAACAGAAAGCTCAGCAGTACCCGGCGCAGCTTTCTGGTGGTCAGAAGCAGCGAGTGGGCATCGCCCGCGCTCTAGCATCACGACCGCGTGTACTGCTCAGTGATGAGGCAACAAGCGCGCTCGATCCCGAGACTACCGAGTCGATTCTGCAGTTGCTTCGCCGTCTCAACAAAGAGCTCGGACTCACTATTTTGCTTATCACGCACGAAATGGATGTCGTCAAGAGCATCTGCGATTCTGCGGCGCTCATGAGCGGTGGTCGTATTCTCGAGCACGGCCGTCTCGTAGATTTGCTTGTTCAGCCCGGTTCACAGCTCGCCCGGGGGTTGTTCCCGCTCGGTGAACTGCCGGAGGGCAACTCCACGGTGATCGATGTCACGTTCGTCGGGCTCTCGTCGGAGCGTCCCGTTGTGGCCCAATTGGCTCGTGCCCACCAGCTTGATGTCGGTTTGCTCGGCGCTGCGATCGAAACTATCGGCGGTGCCCAGTCCGGGCGCACCCGCCTTGAACTTCCCGGCTCGATCCAGGCACACACCGCCGCGATCGCCGACCTGCGCGCTCAAGGGCTCGTTGTTGAGATTGTGAGGAGCGGACGATGA
- the rpmA gene encoding 50S ribosomal protein L27, which produces MAHKKGASSTRNGRDSNAQRLGVKRFGGQEVLAGEIIVRQRGTHFHPGVNVGRGGDDTLFALSAGAVQFGAKGGRKVVNIVTV; this is translated from the coding sequence ATGGCACACAAAAAGGGCGCAAGCTCCACACGTAACGGTCGTGACTCCAACGCGCAGCGCCTCGGCGTAAAGCGCTTCGGCGGCCAAGAAGTTCTCGCCGGTGAAATCATCGTTCGCCAGCGCGGCACCCACTTCCACCCCGGCGTCAACGTCGGCCGTGGAGGAGACGACACTCTGTTCGCTCTCTCAGCGGGTGCAGTGCAGTTCGGCGCAAAGGGCGGCCGCAAGGTCGTCAACATCGTCACCGTTTAG
- the rplU gene encoding 50S ribosomal protein L21, giving the protein MVYAVVRAGGRQEKVEVGTIVVLDRIAADKNGNVELAPVLFVDGDKITHDASALEKIKVVAEVLNDERGPKIVIQKFKNKTGYKVRQGHRQELTRIKITSIK; this is encoded by the coding sequence GTGGTTTACGCAGTTGTGCGCGCCGGTGGGCGGCAGGAGAAGGTAGAGGTCGGCACGATTGTCGTTCTCGACCGCATCGCAGCCGACAAGAACGGCAATGTTGAGCTCGCTCCAGTTCTGTTCGTCGACGGCGACAAGATCACTCACGACGCTTCGGCGCTTGAGAAGATCAAGGTCGTTGCCGAGGTTCTGAACGATGAGCGCGGTCCTAAGATCGTCATCCAGAAGTTCAAGAACAAGACCGGTTACAAGGTTCGCCAGGGTCACCGTCAAGAACTGACCCGCATCAAGATCACCAGCATCAAGTAA
- a CDS encoding glutamate-5-semialdehyde dehydrogenase — translation MVDSAVIEHTIAEKFEAARGAARTLSTITTSQKNAALAAIARDVVANMADIIAANARDLERGKSNGMAEGLQERLRLTPDRIEQLSVAVRDIIELADPVGVVARGSVLPNGLAVSQVRVPFGVIGAIYEARPNVTIDIAALALKSGNAVILRGGSAAEESNRVLVAIIQSALASVGIVPTAVQTIDEFGRDGAKALMQARGFVDVLIPRGSAQLIRTVVQESTVPVIETGSGIVHVFLDESADTAIAIDIVHNAKVQRPSVCNALETLLVHEAAAERLIPVVLARLAESGVTIHADERTRQLFPQALVASEEVWSTEHLGLEIGVRVVSDLDAAIDHITTFSTKHTESIITNDLTNADRFLAEVDSAVVMVNASTRFTDGAEFGFGAEVGISTQKLHARGPMGLPELTSTKWVVRGSGQVRG, via the coding sequence ATGGTTGATTCAGCTGTGATCGAGCACACGATTGCCGAGAAATTTGAGGCCGCGCGTGGCGCGGCCCGCACCCTCAGCACCATCACCACGAGCCAGAAGAATGCAGCTCTCGCCGCCATCGCCCGCGATGTTGTTGCCAATATGGCTGACATCATCGCCGCCAATGCCCGCGACCTTGAACGAGGCAAGAGCAATGGAATGGCGGAGGGTTTACAGGAACGACTTCGGTTGACGCCTGACCGCATCGAGCAGCTCTCCGTAGCGGTGCGTGACATTATCGAGCTTGCGGATCCCGTCGGCGTCGTTGCGCGCGGTTCTGTACTGCCCAACGGGCTTGCGGTCTCGCAAGTTCGGGTGCCGTTTGGCGTAATTGGGGCCATCTATGAGGCGCGACCCAACGTGACCATCGATATTGCGGCCCTAGCGCTGAAGAGCGGCAATGCCGTAATACTGCGGGGTGGCTCAGCGGCCGAAGAGTCGAACCGTGTTCTCGTCGCAATTATCCAGTCCGCCCTCGCCAGCGTAGGCATAGTGCCGACCGCCGTTCAGACGATCGATGAGTTCGGGCGCGATGGCGCGAAAGCGCTCATGCAAGCGCGTGGTTTCGTTGACGTCCTGATTCCTCGGGGGAGTGCTCAGCTCATCCGCACTGTCGTTCAAGAATCGACAGTGCCGGTGATTGAGACCGGTTCTGGGATCGTGCACGTGTTCCTCGATGAGTCTGCTGATACCGCAATTGCGATCGACATTGTGCACAACGCGAAGGTGCAGCGACCGAGTGTGTGTAACGCGCTTGAGACGTTGCTGGTGCATGAAGCGGCAGCAGAGCGACTCATCCCTGTTGTCTTGGCTCGCCTTGCAGAGTCAGGCGTAACCATTCATGCCGACGAACGCACCCGACAGCTATTTCCGCAGGCTCTGGTCGCGAGCGAAGAAGTGTGGTCGACCGAGCACTTGGGCCTTGAGATTGGTGTGCGCGTCGTTTCTGATCTTGACGCCGCGATCGATCACATCACCACCTTTTCGACCAAGCACACTGAGTCGATCATTACGAATGATCTGACAAACGCTGACCGTTTTCTTGCCGAGGTCGACTCGGCAGTGGTGATGGTCAACGCGTCGACGCGATTCACGGATGGCGCAGAGTTCGGTTTTGGGGCTGAAGTGGGCATTTCGACCCAAAAGCTTCACGCCCGCGGACCGATGGGTTTGCCGGAACTCACGAGCACCAAGTGGGTTGTGCGCGGTAGCGGTCAGGTGCGCGGCTAG
- a CDS encoding permease translates to MSLTNQTSVDDHHQHDHRPRPRHSRRRWLWLAIGTLGVVGLLSVRAFTGQLGALGVPGLGQDLLTLATSVIIESLPFVVLGIVLSIVVQAWLPDNFLMRYLPHRPVLRRAAISLFGIALPVCECGNVPLARGLILKGFSVPEAMTFLLAAPIINPITIITTYQAFGFDDGILVGRILGGLAIANIVGWLFSVHPQPPAMLTERFAAQCSTALHGHRQSRSDKSLDIFMRESSVLMPAVFIGSLIAGAIQVAVPRDVLVSLGSNPLWSILAMMLLAFVISVCSSVDAFFILPFASTFMPGSIVTFLVFGPIIDIKMLAIMRTTFTAKTLVQLSLVVALMSAFIGLVINYVA, encoded by the coding sequence GTGAGTTTAACTAATCAAACGAGTGTCGATGATCATCATCAGCATGATCATCGACCTCGGCCTCGCCATTCGCGCCGTCGTTGGCTATGGCTAGCGATTGGCACCCTCGGAGTTGTCGGACTTCTTAGCGTTCGAGCGTTCACCGGACAGCTAGGGGCTCTAGGAGTTCCTGGCCTTGGTCAGGACCTCCTGACTCTGGCGACGAGCGTGATTATCGAGTCGCTGCCATTTGTGGTGCTCGGAATCGTGCTTTCGATCGTGGTTCAGGCTTGGCTGCCTGACAATTTCTTGATGCGTTACCTGCCGCACCGGCCAGTCTTGAGGCGTGCGGCAATCTCTCTCTTTGGCATTGCGTTGCCCGTCTGCGAGTGCGGAAACGTGCCGCTAGCAAGAGGACTCATCCTCAAAGGCTTCTCGGTACCCGAAGCCATGACATTTCTCCTAGCGGCGCCGATCATCAACCCCATCACGATCATCACCACCTATCAGGCATTCGGCTTCGATGATGGAATCCTCGTCGGCCGAATTCTCGGCGGCCTTGCTATCGCAAATATTGTCGGGTGGCTTTTTAGCGTGCACCCGCAGCCGCCAGCGATGCTCACGGAACGCTTCGCGGCTCAGTGCTCTACTGCTTTACATGGTCACCGTCAGTCGCGGTCTGACAAGAGCCTCGACATTTTCATGCGCGAGTCGAGCGTGCTCATGCCCGCCGTTTTTATTGGCTCTCTCATTGCCGGGGCAATTCAGGTAGCTGTTCCTCGCGACGTTCTAGTTTCGCTCGGCAGCAATCCGCTGTGGTCAATCTTGGCCATGATGTTGTTGGCCTTTGTGATCTCGGTTTGTTCCAGCGTCGACGCATTCTTTATTCTGCCGTTCGCGAGCACGTTCATGCCCGGCTCGATAGTGACCTTCTTGGTCTTCGGCCCGATCATCGATATCAAGATGCTTGCCATCATGCGCACGACATTCACCGCTAAAACTCTCGTCCAGCTCTCGCTCGTCGTTGCTCTCATGAGTGCGTTTATCGGATTGGTGATCAACTATGTGGCCTAG
- a CDS encoding methionine ABC transporter permease produces the protein MIDSNAPGFWPQLLETLLKATGETLYQVGVTMLITLVIGLALGTLLVVTDRGGILERPFGSVIAGRIINVITQTVVNLGRSIPFIILMIALIPFTRLLLGSAFGVSAAIVPLTVAAIPFYARIVEISLREVNEGLVEAGHSLGATRWQLVSKVIIPEAVPGLIRGFTTTVVSIVNYSAIVGAIGGGGLGDVAIRYGHQRYSVIHIVAVIIVLVAIVQIVQVVGARLANRMSHR, from the coding sequence ATGATTGATTCCAACGCTCCCGGCTTCTGGCCGCAGCTGCTCGAAACCCTCCTGAAGGCAACAGGGGAGACCCTGTATCAGGTGGGCGTCACGATGCTCATCACCCTCGTGATCGGGCTGGCGCTCGGTACGCTGCTGGTCGTCACGGACCGCGGCGGAATCCTTGAGCGTCCGTTCGGCAGCGTAATCGCCGGTCGGATCATCAACGTCATCACCCAAACGGTGGTGAACCTCGGCCGTTCGATCCCGTTCATTATTTTGATGATCGCGCTCATCCCCTTCACGCGCTTGCTGCTCGGTTCGGCGTTCGGCGTTTCTGCGGCAATCGTGCCACTCACCGTTGCCGCCATACCGTTCTATGCACGCATAGTGGAGATCTCACTGCGCGAGGTCAACGAGGGACTCGTCGAGGCAGGTCACTCGCTGGGCGCGACGCGTTGGCAGCTCGTCTCGAAGGTCATCATTCCCGAGGCTGTTCCTGGCCTCATCCGTGGCTTTACAACGACAGTGGTGTCGATTGTGAACTACTCCGCCATTGTGGGCGCGATCGGTGGTGGAGGTCTGGGTGATGTTGCTATTCGCTATGGACACCAGCGCTACAGCGTCATCCACATTGTCGCGGTCATCATCGTGTTGGTGGCGATTGTGCAGATCGTTCAAGTGGTCGGCGCCCGCCTGGCCAACCGAATGTCTCACCGCTGA
- the nadD gene encoding nicotinate-nucleotide adenylyltransferase, translating to MGGTFDPIHNGHLVAASEAQQQFNLDEVVFVPTGKPWMKSTVTAGEHRYLMTVIATAANPGFNVSRVDLEREGSTYTIDTLRDMRQAYPDADLFFITGADAMAQIMEWKDVSEVWSLAHFIAVSRPGHPLTISGLPAQGVSSLEVPALAISSTDCRTRVSQGFPVWYLVPDGVVQYIAKHHLYRSIS from the coding sequence ATGGGTGGCACGTTCGACCCCATCCACAACGGTCACCTTGTAGCGGCGAGCGAAGCTCAGCAGCAGTTCAACCTCGACGAGGTGGTCTTCGTCCCTACGGGCAAGCCGTGGATGAAGTCGACGGTCACCGCTGGCGAGCATCGCTATCTGATGACCGTCATCGCGACAGCCGCCAACCCTGGCTTCAACGTCAGCCGGGTTGACCTTGAGCGTGAAGGCTCCACGTACACGATCGATACTCTGCGTGACATGCGTCAGGCCTACCCCGACGCTGACCTGTTCTTCATCACGGGTGCGGATGCCATGGCCCAGATCATGGAATGGAAAGACGTTTCTGAGGTGTGGTCTCTTGCCCATTTCATAGCAGTTTCACGGCCAGGACACCCGTTAACCATTAGTGGTTTACCTGCCCAAGGCGTAAGCTCGTTGGAAGTGCCGGCGCTTGCGATCTCATCAACTGATTGCCGAACCAGGGTTAGCCAGGGCTTCCCGGTTTGGTATTTGGTTCCGGATGGTGTCGTTCAGTACATCGCCAAGCACCACTTGTATCGGAGTATTTCATGA